In the genome of Hyphomicrobium sp. CS1GBMeth3, the window GGCGATAGACGTCATATTTCTTGAATGGCCAGGCCGCGCCGAAACGGAGCCCCGCCGCGCGTGGCTCCATGCCTTCGGCCTCCGCCGTCTCGACGGCGTCGACCATGTGCAGATAGTGCGCCCATGTTTCTGCCCAGTCCTCCCAGGGGTGCGCGGCCGCGTAAGCTGATACGTAGTTGTCTGCCCAATTGGGAGGTGCACCGGTCGCGTAGTAGGCCGATAGCGCGGTCTGATAATCCTGCTGCTCGTCGCCGAACAACGCGCGGAACGCTTCAATGACTCCTTCGCGATTGACAAGGAGCATCCAGTAGTAGTGCCCGATCTCGTGACGGAGGTGGCCGAGCAACGATCGGTACGGCTCGGCAAACATCTGACGGCGGCGCTCGCGCTCAACGGAGTCGGCTTCGAGGACATCCAGCGTGATGACGCCGTTTGCGTGGCCGGTGAGAGCCTGTGCCACAACGTCGAACATCAAAGGTGGGGCCTGCGATGCACCACCATCGAGCGGCAGGCCGAAGCGCAGCAACGAATAGGTGAGCCGCTTTTTTGCGTGCTCGACCTCGCGCCAGGCGTCCAGGCGGCCGGTCTCCGAGAGATTGGGAATGGTTCGGTTGTGCGAGCATGCCTCACACAGTGTCGTCGACGCCGCATCCGGCACCAGCCAGTTGCAGGCGCCGTGCATCGCGTTCTCGCAATAGCGAACGTCGGCCGCAGCGTCCTTGCCATTGCCGCCGATGCGATGGAACAGACCGCCATCAGGCGCGACCGGCTCGACGGCGACCATCGCGAGCGTGCCTGCGTCGAAGCCGAGGGTGTGGCCGCAATGCAAACAGACTGTGTTCTCGAAGCAGACGCGGCTGCCGCAGGCCGTGCAGTTAAATCTCTTCATGCGGCAACTCCGAGCGCGAAGGGAGCGATTAGCCAACCACAACGGCCGGCGCCCGGCGAGGTTCCGCCGCGCTTGAAGCTTAAGAGATCCTGCCAGGGCTGAACCGGGCCGGACTTAAGGGGCCCGGGTCTCGCCATCCGACGCGACGGTCGCGAGAGGTACGGTTGCCTCGACGGGAGTAACGCCGGCGGTTGCGGCTTCCGGTACCGGCTCCAGGGCAGCGACGGGCGCTTCGGGTCGCGGCTCAGACAGGAAGGCT includes:
- a CDS encoding putative zinc-binding peptidase, translating into MKRFNCTACGSRVCFENTVCLHCGHTLGFDAGTLAMVAVEPVAPDGGLFHRIGGNGKDAAADVRYCENAMHGACNWLVPDAASTTLCEACSHNRTIPNLSETGRLDAWREVEHAKKRLTYSLLRFGLPLDGGASQAPPLMFDVVAQALTGHANGVITLDVLEADSVERERRRQMFAEPYRSLLGHLRHEIGHYYWMLLVNREGVIEAFRALFGDEQQDYQTALSAYYATGAPPNWADNYVSAYAAAHPWEDWAETWAHYLHMVDAVETAEAEGMEPRAAGLRFGAAWPFKKYDVYRQESFDSLMARWVPLSLALNNLSRSLGHGDFYPFVISGATRDKLAFVHRLIRAGAV